The Armatimonadota bacterium genome includes a window with the following:
- a CDS encoding transporter, with translation MLAAALLWSTGGACIKALDGYSPWTVLSGRSLLSSLFFLMLLGGRPRLTPGAGLWPVAGALSYALVVTTFVLANRLTTAANAIILQYTSILWIALFGWLMVRENPTRREYAAMAVGVLGVVLCLGHGVRLFASGPGDHRALLGDIVALASGFCFAITTVALRRIGKAVALAGTQAGDPALVCLFYGNLLAGLFGLSWLAREIGDPGITGQSSLLGWAVLAWLGFGQLGAGYWFYQHGLKTTRALTASLLSLAEPLVNPLLVFLTVQEIPPPGTIAGGVLVIVSLALTLTARPPSGNAK, from the coding sequence GTGCTGGCAGCGGCACTGCTGTGGAGCACCGGAGGGGCGTGCATTAAGGCCCTGGACGGATACAGCCCCTGGACCGTGCTTTCCGGACGGTCGCTTCTGAGCTCCCTTTTCTTTCTGATGTTGCTGGGAGGCCGACCGCGTCTGACTCCCGGAGCCGGTCTATGGCCGGTTGCTGGAGCGTTGTCCTACGCCCTGGTGGTCACCACGTTTGTACTGGCCAACCGCTTGACCACGGCCGCGAACGCCATCATCTTGCAGTACACCTCCATCCTGTGGATCGCCCTGTTCGGTTGGTTGATGGTCCGGGAGAATCCCACGCGGCGCGAGTATGCGGCGATGGCGGTGGGAGTGCTGGGTGTCGTGCTGTGTCTGGGGCACGGCGTGCGCCTGTTCGCGTCCGGCCCGGGGGATCACAGGGCACTTCTGGGAGACATCGTCGCCCTGGCTTCAGGATTCTGCTTCGCCATCACCACTGTGGCACTGAGACGGATCGGCAAAGCCGTGGCCCTTGCCGGCACCCAGGCTGGAGACCCTGCCCTGGTCTGTCTGTTCTACGGCAATCTGCTGGCGGGTCTGTTCGGGTTATCCTGGCTGGCAAGGGAGATCGGCGATCCGGGAATCACCGGCCAGAGCAGTCTGCTGGGGTGGGCTGTTCTGGCCTGGCTGGGATTCGGCCAGCTGGGGGCGGGCTACTGGTTCTACCAGCACGGATTGAAGACCACGCGGGCGCTCACCGCCTCGCTTCTGTCGCTGGCGGAACCGCTGGTCAACCCGCTGCTGGTGTTTCTGACTGTTCAGGAGATTCCACCCCCGGGCACCATCGCCGGGGGGGTGCTGGTCATCGTGTCCCTGGCGCTGACGCTCACAGCCCGGCCGCCCTCCGGGAACGCGAAATGA
- a CDS encoding aminoacetone oxidase family FAD-binding enzyme yields MSKRTVVIIGAGAAGLMAAGSAAEAGARVIVLERNTRVGRKLRICGKGRANVTNIADVAEFVTAFGPNGRFLYGAFSRFFRDDLIALLESLGVPCKVERGGRLFPRSDDADHVADALERRARSLGTVFRMGARARRLTLSEGRIAGVELEDGEMIAADSVILATGGITYPATGSTGDGYRMAAEAGHTVVKPRHALTAMNCAEKWVLEVAGLSLRNVQATVFAPEHQGQKPVGREFGEMCFTHRGVSGPIILTLSRRVVDLVGRTPLILSIDLKPALTREQLEARLQREMAGSNRHLRNYLPTLLPRSLARAFPGILGLDEHVPLNRVTREQRQTIIEGLKDLRLNVVKLAPPEEAIVTAGGVAIGEIDPRTMQSRIVEGLYLAGEVIDIDGTTGGYNLQAAFSTGWVAGRCAAQGSPFVPLRDRSRPQKEKAAAGTAAAHHSRASRSTVEIPSGQ; encoded by the coding sequence ATGAGCAAGCGCACGGTCGTGATCATCGGGGCAGGGGCCGCCGGGCTGATGGCGGCGGGGAGCGCCGCCGAAGCCGGCGCCCGGGTCATCGTGCTGGAGCGCAACACGCGCGTGGGACGCAAACTGCGCATCTGCGGCAAGGGCCGGGCGAACGTCACAAACATCGCGGACGTCGCCGAGTTCGTGACGGCATTCGGCCCGAACGGCCGGTTCCTGTACGGAGCGTTCTCGCGCTTCTTCCGGGACGATCTCATCGCGCTCCTGGAATCGCTGGGGGTACCCTGCAAGGTGGAGCGGGGAGGGCGACTCTTTCCGCGGTCCGACGACGCCGACCACGTCGCGGACGCGCTGGAGCGTCGGGCGCGTTCGCTGGGAACCGTATTCCGTATGGGAGCACGCGCAAGGCGGCTGACGCTGAGCGAGGGCCGCATAGCGGGGGTGGAACTAGAGGACGGGGAGATGATCGCGGCGGACAGCGTCATCCTGGCCACCGGCGGCATCACCTATCCCGCCACAGGCTCGACCGGCGACGGCTACCGGATGGCGGCGGAGGCCGGGCATACCGTCGTGAAGCCCCGGCACGCGCTCACCGCAATGAACTGCGCCGAAAAATGGGTGCTGGAGGTGGCCGGACTGAGCCTCAGAAACGTGCAGGCCACCGTCTTCGCCCCGGAGCATCAGGGGCAAAAGCCTGTAGGCCGCGAATTCGGTGAGATGTGCTTCACGCATCGGGGAGTATCCGGCCCCATCATCCTGACTCTCAGCCGCCGCGTGGTGGACCTGGTGGGACGCACACCGCTCATCCTTTCCATCGACCTGAAGCCAGCCCTAACGCGGGAACAGCTGGAGGCGCGGCTCCAGCGGGAGATGGCGGGCTCCAACCGTCACCTGCGGAATTATCTGCCCACACTGCTGCCCAGGTCTCTGGCGCGCGCATTCCCGGGCATTCTGGGACTGGACGAGCACGTGCCGCTCAACCGCGTGACGCGCGAGCAGCGGCAAACTATCATCGAAGGGCTGAAAGACCTGCGTCTAAACGTGGTCAAGCTTGCTCCGCCGGAAGAGGCCATCGTCACGGCAGGCGGGGTGGCCATCGGAGAGATAGACCCTCGCACTATGCAATCGCGGATTGTCGAGGGGCTCTACCTGGCCGGCGAGGTGATCGACATTGACGGGACCACAGGGGGCTACAATCTGCAGGCAGCGTTCAGCACAGGATGGGTGGCGGGCAGATGCGCCGCGCAGGGCTCTCCATTCGTGCCGCTCCGGGATCGCAGCCGGCCGCAAAAGGAAAAAGCCGCCGCCGGAACGGCGGCGGCGCATCATTCACGAGCATCACGCTCGACAGTCGAGATTCCCAGCGGGCAATAA
- the sat gene encoding sulfate adenylyltransferase, whose product MSSVPHGGRLVDLMAPAEVAGELLREAESLKRISLNPREFSDLEMLGCGAFSPLEGFMTRDDYERCVSEMRLAAGQVWGIPITLSIGRETASGVREGDRLALEGPDGQVYAVMTVREVFEYDRRREAREVFRTEDGAHPGVAALYAQKDLLVGGPVTMLRRPEHSDFRQYRMEPAQTRAEFDRLGWKTVVGFQTRNPVHRAHEYIIKCALEIVDGLLLHPLVGETKSDDIPADVRMRCYEALIEGYFPKDRVVLSVMPAAMRYGGPREAILHAMVRKNYGCTHFIVGRDHAGVGNYYGTYDAQRIFEQFTPDELGITILNFEHSFWCNRCEGMASTKTCPHGAQDRVSLSGTKVREMLAAGERPPMEFSRPEVADILIAAARAAAR is encoded by the coding sequence ATGAGTTCTGTGCCGCACGGCGGAAGACTGGTGGATCTTATGGCCCCCGCGGAGGTGGCGGGGGAGCTTCTCCGGGAGGCGGAAAGCCTGAAGCGCATATCTCTGAATCCCCGGGAGTTCTCGGACCTGGAGATGCTGGGATGCGGGGCTTTCAGCCCTCTGGAAGGTTTTATGACGCGGGACGATTACGAGCGCTGCGTCAGTGAGATGCGCCTTGCCGCAGGCCAGGTCTGGGGTATTCCCATCACCCTTTCCATCGGGCGGGAGACGGCTTCGGGAGTGCGCGAAGGGGACCGTCTGGCTCTGGAAGGCCCGGACGGGCAGGTATACGCGGTGATGACCGTGCGCGAGGTCTTCGAGTATGACCGGCGGCGCGAGGCTCGCGAAGTGTTCCGCACGGAAGACGGGGCGCATCCCGGCGTGGCGGCGCTTTACGCGCAGAAGGATCTGCTGGTGGGAGGGCCGGTGACAATGCTGCGGCGGCCGGAGCACTCCGACTTCCGGCAGTACCGGATGGAGCCCGCTCAGACGCGTGCCGAGTTCGACCGGCTGGGCTGGAAGACCGTGGTGGGCTTCCAGACGCGCAACCCGGTGCACCGGGCTCACGAGTATATCATCAAGTGTGCGCTGGAGATCGTGGACGGGCTGCTTTTGCATCCGCTGGTGGGTGAGACGAAGTCCGACGACATCCCTGCCGACGTGCGGATGCGCTGCTACGAGGCGCTCATCGAGGGATACTTCCCGAAAGACCGCGTGGTTCTGTCTGTGATGCCGGCGGCCATGCGTTACGGCGGCCCGCGGGAGGCCATCCTGCACGCGATGGTGCGAAAGAACTACGGGTGCACGCATTTCATCGTCGGACGCGACCACGCGGGGGTGGGCAACTACTACGGCACCTACGATGCTCAGCGCATTTTCGAGCAGTTCACCCCCGATGAGCTGGGCATCACCATTCTGAACTTTGAGCACTCCTTCTGGTGCAACCGCTGTGAAGGGATGGCCAGCACCAAGACCTGCCCGCACGGGGCCCAGGACCGCGTCTCGCTCTCCGGCACGAAGGTGCGGGAAATGCTGGCAGCCGGCGAGCGGCCGCCGATGGAGTTTTCCCGACCTGAGGTGGCGGATATTCTGATCGCGGCTGCCAGAGCCGCAGCGCGGTAA
- a CDS encoding DNA-directed DNA polymerase, whose translation MASPRFVHLHNHSEYSLLDGACRIKGMVRRAVEMDMPAVALTDHGVLYGAVQFYEAAREAGIKPILGCEVYVARGSRTSREARGSGANYFHLLLLAKDQKGYQNLIKLVTAGHLEGFYYKPRVDRELLSAHSEGLICLSSCLAGEVAHRVMEGEDKEALRTIEEHREIFGDDNYYLELQDHEIPEQKRLNEFLLATSERLRAPLVATNDVHYLDEEDAEPHKLLLCIQTGKTISNPPEMFMDTREFHFKSPQEMARRFRDFPGAIEHTVEIAERCNVELSFDLKPLPSLPLPEGRTPEQHLRILAYEGLERRYPNASQEIRDRLEYELETIIQCRFAQYLLIVQDFAKFARDNRILAGVRGSAAGSLVCYCLGITNVDPIFHRLTFERFLNPKRIQMPDVDFDFQDDRRAEMIEYAARRYGRDHVAQIITFGTLAARAAIRDAGRAMEVPLAEVDRVAKMIPSVPGTTIDKALEANPDLRRAYETEETTRRLVDMARKLEGISRHASTHAAGVVIADRPLVEYVPLQRSAEGGLVAQHDMNDLGKIGLLKMDFLGLINLSIIQKCLDLVKEQRGVDLDLADIPVDDPKAYDLLGRAETTGLFQLESAGMRRYIRELKPQSISELAAMVALYRPGPMAHIPQYIDAKFGRRKIEYAHERLEPILAETYGVIVYQDQVMQIVQAIAGFDLGQADILRRAMGKKDPVKMAQERDNFVQGALANGLDRKTAEEIFDVIEPFAGYAFNKAHAVCYGTLAYQTAYLKANYPIEYFTALLACHAENQDKVALYVEEARRLGIEVLAPDINRSRADFTIEDGKSIRFGLSAIKNCGRALVEGIVAERDSGGEFRSLGDFLARVAQVPGFNRAAFECLAKAGALSCLHPNRRALVECAETLLSRVSRSARSARNGQAGLFEGSEDLSPAGLTVEVPDSPEYSRAEMLALEKELLGLYISDHPLNEHLKVLKERTTCAIQELSETEDGSVVTVGGVITGLRHLFTRKKGEKMAFVTLEDLTGPVKVLVFPKVFAEVEGLLERDRMVLVKAKVQHGDSRGEEKGPVELIAESVEPLADGPSASGEDAGIPLSELFEATPAITIRVDENCSARLPLLQEVLARHGGRAKVFFKVGHWPEEYTIRSDARVNVTVELAREVQSLLGPGSLVMVHN comes from the coding sequence ATGGCATCGCCTCGTTTCGTCCATCTGCACAACCATTCGGAATACAGCCTGCTGGACGGCGCCTGCCGCATCAAGGGGATGGTGCGACGGGCGGTGGAGATGGACATGCCCGCAGTCGCACTGACCGATCACGGCGTGCTTTACGGGGCGGTGCAGTTCTACGAGGCGGCCCGCGAGGCCGGCATCAAGCCCATCCTGGGGTGCGAGGTCTACGTCGCGCGGGGCAGCCGCACCTCGCGCGAGGCCAGAGGGTCTGGCGCCAACTACTTCCACCTGCTGCTCCTGGCCAAGGACCAGAAAGGCTATCAGAACCTGATCAAACTGGTCACGGCGGGGCACCTGGAAGGGTTCTACTATAAGCCCCGGGTGGACCGGGAGCTTCTCAGCGCCCATTCGGAAGGGCTGATCTGTCTGTCCAGCTGTCTGGCGGGCGAGGTGGCTCACCGGGTCATGGAGGGGGAGGACAAGGAGGCGCTGCGGACCATCGAGGAACACCGGGAGATCTTCGGGGACGACAACTACTACCTGGAGCTGCAGGACCACGAGATTCCGGAGCAGAAGCGCCTGAACGAGTTCCTCCTGGCCACATCCGAAAGACTGCGGGCTCCGCTGGTGGCCACCAACGACGTGCACTATCTTGACGAGGAGGACGCCGAGCCCCACAAGCTGCTGTTGTGCATCCAGACGGGCAAGACCATCAGCAACCCTCCCGAGATGTTCATGGACACCCGGGAGTTCCACTTCAAGAGCCCACAGGAGATGGCGCGCCGCTTCCGGGACTTCCCGGGAGCCATCGAGCATACGGTGGAGATCGCCGAGCGCTGCAACGTGGAGCTGTCCTTCGATCTCAAGCCTCTTCCTTCCCTTCCCCTGCCGGAAGGGCGCACGCCCGAGCAGCATCTCAGGATTCTGGCGTACGAAGGGTTGGAGCGGCGCTACCCGAACGCCTCTCAGGAGATACGCGACCGGCTGGAGTATGAGCTGGAGACCATCATCCAGTGCCGTTTCGCGCAGTATCTGCTGATCGTTCAGGACTTCGCGAAGTTCGCCCGGGATAACCGGATTCTGGCCGGAGTGCGCGGGTCGGCGGCCGGATCGCTGGTGTGCTACTGCCTGGGCATCACCAACGTTGATCCCATCTTCCACCGCCTCACCTTCGAGCGCTTCCTGAATCCCAAGCGCATCCAGATGCCGGATGTGGACTTCGACTTCCAGGACGACCGCCGCGCGGAGATGATCGAATATGCCGCGCGCCGTTACGGGCGGGACCATGTGGCGCAGATCATCACATTCGGGACGCTGGCGGCGCGGGCGGCCATCCGGGATGCCGGCCGGGCGATGGAGGTTCCTCTGGCCGAGGTGGACCGGGTGGCCAAGATGATCCCTTCCGTCCCCGGCACCACCATCGACAAGGCGCTGGAGGCCAACCCGGACCTGCGCCGCGCTTACGAGACCGAGGAGACGACCCGCAGGCTGGTGGATATGGCCCGCAAGCTGGAGGGCATCAGCCGGCACGCCTCCACCCACGCGGCCGGCGTGGTGATCGCGGACCGTCCGCTGGTGGAGTACGTTCCGCTGCAGAGATCCGCGGAAGGCGGGCTGGTTGCCCAGCACGATATGAACGACCTGGGCAAGATCGGCCTCCTGAAGATGGATTTTCTGGGTCTGATCAATCTGTCCATCATCCAGAAGTGCCTGGATCTGGTGAAGGAGCAGCGAGGCGTGGACCTGGATCTGGCGGACATCCCTGTGGACGATCCCAAAGCCTACGACCTTCTGGGCCGCGCTGAGACCACGGGGCTTTTCCAGCTTGAGAGCGCCGGGATGCGGCGCTACATTCGCGAGCTCAAGCCGCAGAGCATCTCCGAGCTTGCGGCCATGGTGGCGCTTTACCGTCCCGGGCCCATGGCGCACATCCCCCAGTACATAGACGCGAAGTTCGGCCGGCGCAAAATCGAATACGCGCACGAACGTCTGGAGCCTATCCTGGCCGAGACCTACGGGGTCATCGTCTATCAGGATCAGGTAATGCAGATCGTTCAGGCCATCGCGGGCTTCGACCTTGGGCAGGCCGATATCCTGCGGCGCGCCATGGGCAAGAAAGACCCGGTCAAGATGGCCCAAGAGCGCGACAACTTCGTGCAGGGAGCGCTTGCAAACGGACTGGACCGCAAGACGGCGGAGGAGATCTTCGATGTCATCGAGCCCTTCGCCGGCTACGCCTTCAACAAGGCGCACGCTGTATGCTATGGGACGCTGGCCTATCAGACGGCCTACCTGAAGGCCAATTATCCCATCGAGTACTTCACCGCGCTTCTGGCATGCCACGCGGAGAACCAGGACAAGGTGGCGCTGTATGTGGAAGAGGCGCGCCGCCTGGGAATCGAGGTGCTGGCGCCGGATATCAACCGTTCCCGCGCGGACTTCACCATCGAGGACGGCAAGAGCATCCGTTTCGGCCTGTCCGCCATCAAGAACTGTGGGCGGGCGCTGGTGGAGGGCATCGTCGCGGAGCGGGACAGCGGCGGAGAGTTCCGGTCTCTGGGGGATTTCCTGGCCCGGGTGGCGCAGGTGCCCGGATTCAACCGCGCCGCGTTCGAGTGCCTGGCGAAGGCGGGAGCCCTCTCCTGCCTGCATCCCAACCGTCGTGCTCTGGTAGAGTGCGCCGAGACGCTGCTTTCGCGTGTGAGTCGCTCGGCCCGCAGCGCCCGAAACGGCCAGGCGGGCCTGTTCGAAGGCTCGGAGGATCTTTCTCCCGCCGGCCTGACTGTGGAGGTGCCGGACTCTCCGGAATACAGCCGGGCGGAGATGCTGGCCCTGGAGAAGGAGCTCCTGGGACTTTACATCAGCGATCACCCGTTGAACGAGCACCTGAAGGTGCTGAAGGAGCGGACCACCTGTGCCATTCAGGAGCTGAGCGAGACCGAAGACGGCTCGGTGGTCACCGTGGGAGGGGTGATTACGGGCCTGCGTCATCTGTTCACCCGCAAAAAAGGGGAGAAGATGGCGTTCGTGACCCTGGAAGACCTGACCGGACCGGTGAAGGTGCTGGTGTTCCCGAAGGTCTTCGCGGAGGTGGAGGGACTGCTGGAGCGGGACCGGATGGTACTGGTAAAGGCGAAGGTGCAGCACGGGGACAGCCGCGGCGAGGAGAAAGGGCCGGTGGAGCTGATCGCCGAATCGGTGGAACCGCTGGCGGATGGACCATCGGCGTCCGGCGAGGACGCCGGCATCCCTCTGAGCGAACTGTTCGAGGCCACTCCCGCCATCACCATCCGGGTGGACGAGAACTGCTCGGCCCGCCTGCCTCTGCTGCAAGAGGTCCTGGCGCGCCACGGGGGGAGGGCGAAGGTGTTCTTCAAGGTTGGGCATTGGCCTGAGGAGTACACCATCCGCAGCGATGCACGTGTCAACGTGACGGTGGAGCTGGCAAGGGAGGTTCAGAGCCTGCTCGGGCCCGGGTCGCTCGTGATGGTCCACAATTGA
- a CDS encoding methanol--corrinoid methyltransferase — translation METYSALAVTTQEEFLYGSAPRPLRLKNGMVIGGGQVYPELNFTLPPMEITADTMPEVRSQYAGMIEEACRRAVELNAPGLVVEFELLPPMTIHPEWGAEVTAILRETLDRFAESDGLLGALRVTPNDIREHERPPRMRRGHLWESMTRSFELCAAAGADMLSIESTGGKEVHDDAVLTADVAAAAYSLGVMGARDMAFLWDMIVDTAKRHGAFAAGDSACGFGNTAMVLAEKRYIPRVWAAIIRVMTVARSLTAFERGAVGPSKDCAYEGPYLKAITGFPISMEGSQAACAHLSPVGNISQALADLWSNESVQNIRLLGGMAPTVSLEQLVYATRLMNTAAAGGPQNARLLQEWLVESDARFDPQAYVLRPDVVLEIASAIVEEPTPYLRVRRGAVEAAAALRKAHSAGRLEISERDAGWLDMLSEQIEALPESEDELEAMVTPGLDPGKVLLEEYGPWEGAAQSAA, via the coding sequence ATGGAGACCTATTCGGCACTGGCCGTAACGACGCAGGAAGAGTTTCTATACGGGTCGGCGCCGCGCCCGCTGCGCCTGAAGAACGGAATGGTCATCGGTGGAGGGCAGGTGTATCCTGAGTTGAACTTCACCCTGCCGCCTATGGAGATCACGGCGGACACCATGCCCGAGGTGCGATCGCAATATGCGGGGATGATCGAAGAAGCGTGCCGGCGGGCGGTGGAGCTTAACGCGCCCGGTCTGGTGGTTGAGTTTGAGCTGTTGCCCCCTATGACCATCCATCCTGAATGGGGGGCGGAGGTAACAGCGATTCTGCGCGAGACGCTCGACCGCTTTGCAGAGAGTGACGGTCTGCTGGGGGCTCTGCGGGTGACGCCCAACGACATCCGGGAGCACGAAAGACCGCCCAGGATGCGCCGGGGGCATCTTTGGGAAAGCATGACGCGCAGCTTTGAGCTGTGCGCGGCGGCGGGGGCCGACATGCTCTCCATAGAGTCCACAGGGGGCAAGGAGGTGCACGACGACGCCGTACTGACTGCAGACGTCGCGGCGGCGGCTTACTCCCTGGGGGTTATGGGGGCGCGGGATATGGCGTTCCTGTGGGACATGATCGTGGACACCGCGAAGCGCCACGGAGCCTTCGCCGCGGGAGACAGCGCGTGCGGCTTTGGAAACACGGCGATGGTGCTTGCCGAGAAGCGCTACATTCCTCGCGTGTGGGCGGCCATCATCCGCGTGATGACTGTCGCCCGCTCCCTGACAGCTTTCGAAAGGGGAGCTGTTGGACCCAGTAAGGACTGCGCCTATGAAGGGCCCTACCTCAAGGCCATCACCGGCTTTCCCATTTCGATGGAGGGAAGCCAGGCGGCGTGCGCGCATCTTTCGCCGGTGGGCAACATCTCGCAGGCGCTGGCCGACCTCTGGAGCAACGAGTCCGTGCAGAACATCCGTCTGCTGGGCGGAATGGCGCCCACGGTATCCCTGGAGCAGCTGGTTTACGCCACGCGGCTGATGAACACCGCTGCGGCCGGCGGACCGCAGAATGCCCGGCTGTTGCAGGAATGGCTGGTGGAGTCGGACGCGCGGTTCGATCCTCAAGCATACGTGCTTCGACCGGACGTGGTGCTGGAGATCGCCTCTGCCATTGTGGAGGAGCCCACACCTTACCTGCGCGTGCGCCGAGGGGCAGTGGAGGCTGCGGCTGCGCTTCGCAAGGCGCATTCCGCCGGCAGGCTGGAGATTTCCGAGCGCGACGCAGGATGGCTGGATATGCTGAGCGAGCAGATCGAGGCCCTGCCGGAGAGCGAGGACGAACTGGAAGCGATGGTGACGCCGGGACTGGACCCGGGCAAGGTATTGCTGGAGGAGTACGGTCCCTGGGAGGGAGCGGCCCAAAGCGCCGCCTGA
- a CDS encoding site-specific DNA-methyltransferase yields MAQRDLSATAGTAGCRLYNEDCIEGMRRLLGDGSVDVVVTSPPYNLGIEYGGYDDTISREEYLLWTDRWAGEVRRVLSPKGSFFLNVGGKPRDPWVPFDVLGVMRRHFVLQNTIHWIKSIAIQKRDVGDYPGITGDVSVGHYKPINSSRFLNDCHEYIFHLTLNGDVELDRLAVGVPYQDASNIGRWRSAAGGVRCRGNTWFIPYRTIRSRDTQRPHPATFPAQLPEMCMRLHGVDRIHLAMDPFLGIGHSALAAARLGVPFVGFEIDDGYLAIARESLQAARAELELPLT; encoded by the coding sequence ATGGCGCAGAGAGATCTGAGCGCAACCGCTGGGACGGCCGGCTGCCGCCTCTACAATGAGGACTGCATCGAGGGAATGCGCCGTCTGCTGGGAGACGGAAGCGTGGACGTGGTGGTCACCTCCCCTCCCTACAATCTGGGCATCGAATACGGCGGCTACGACGACACCATCTCCCGCGAGGAGTATCTCCTCTGGACGGACCGCTGGGCGGGGGAGGTTCGCCGGGTGCTTTCCCCGAAGGGCTCCTTCTTCCTGAACGTCGGAGGCAAACCGCGGGATCCCTGGGTCCCGTTCGATGTACTCGGGGTGATGCGCCGGCATTTCGTCCTGCAGAACACCATCCACTGGATCAAGTCCATCGCCATCCAGAAAAGGGACGTGGGGGATTATCCGGGCATCACGGGAGATGTCAGCGTGGGGCATTACAAGCCCATCAACAGCTCCCGTTTCCTGAACGACTGCCATGAATACATCTTTCACCTGACGCTGAACGGGGATGTCGAACTCGACCGGCTGGCTGTGGGGGTGCCGTATCAGGACGCATCCAACATCGGGCGGTGGCGGTCGGCGGCGGGAGGGGTGCGCTGCCGTGGCAATACCTGGTTCATCCCTTATCGTACTATCCGCAGTCGGGACACCCAGAGGCCGCATCCTGCCACTTTCCCGGCGCAGCTTCCGGAGATGTGCATGCGGCTGCACGGGGTTGATCGTATCCACCTGGCGATGGACCCGTTTTTGGGCATTGGGCACAGCGCGTTGGCGGCGGCGCGCTTGGGGGTGCCTTTTGTGGGATTCGAGATAGATGACGGATACCTTGCGATCGCCCGTGAGAGCCTCCAGGCTGCGCGCGCTGAGCTGGAGCTTCCGCTGACGTGA
- the recR gene encoding recombination protein RecR produces the protein MPSYLTRPLSRLVGELEKLPGVGPKSAQRLAFHILRMSDEEARSLAEAVLEAKSHVHTCRVCFNYTDQDLCEICRDPNRDQGLLCVVADTRDLVAFERTNEYRGLYHVLQGVISPMDGVSAEMLRVRELQQRIAHGEFREVIIATNPTIEGDATAMYLAGIIKPLGLRVTRIAHGMPVGGDLDYADQATLIQSLEWRREI, from the coding sequence ATGCCATCCTATCTGACCCGGCCGCTTTCGAGACTGGTGGGCGAGCTGGAGAAGCTTCCCGGCGTCGGCCCGAAGTCGGCGCAGCGTCTGGCCTTCCACATCCTGCGAATGTCGGACGAGGAGGCGCGCTCTCTGGCGGAAGCTGTGCTGGAAGCGAAATCTCACGTCCACACATGCCGCGTCTGCTTCAATTACACGGACCAGGACCTTTGCGAGATCTGCCGCGACCCCAACCGCGATCAGGGATTGCTCTGTGTGGTGGCCGATACGCGGGACCTGGTGGCTTTCGAACGCACCAATGAATACCGCGGCCTCTATCATGTCCTGCAGGGAGTCATCTCGCCCATGGACGGGGTCTCCGCGGAGATGCTCCGCGTACGGGAGCTGCAGCAGCGGATCGCACACGGGGAGTTTCGTGAAGTCATCATCGCAACGAATCCCACCATCGAAGGGGACGCCACCGCAATGTATCTGGCGGGCATCATCAAGCCGCTGGGGCTGCGCGTGACCCGCATCGCCCACGGGATGCCCGTGGGAGGCGATCTGGACTACGCCGACCAGGCTACGCTCATCCAGTCACTGGAATGGCGCAGAGAGATCTGA
- a CDS encoding nucleoid-associated protein has product MARGFGNLGGFGDLMKQAQKMAEDAQRLEEELAAERVEATSGGGMVRAVVTGKGELLDISIDPQVVDPEDVEMLEDLVVTAVREALEKVQEMRAERVKDLTGGLGLPQGLNIPGL; this is encoded by the coding sequence ATGGCGAGAGGATTTGGCAACCTGGGCGGTTTCGGGGACCTGATGAAGCAGGCGCAGAAGATGGCGGAGGACGCCCAGCGCCTCGAGGAGGAGCTTGCCGCGGAGCGCGTGGAGGCCACCTCGGGAGGAGGAATGGTCCGCGCCGTGGTGACGGGCAAGGGCGAGCTCCTTGACATCTCCATCGATCCCCAGGTGGTGGACCCTGAAGACGTGGAGATGCTGGAAGACCTGGTCGTGACCGCGGTGCGCGAGGCGCTGGAAAAGGTTCAGGAGATGCGTGCTGAGCGCGTCAAGGACCTGACCGGCGGGCTGGGGCTCCCGCAGGGTTTGAACATCCCCGGCCTCTGA